A window of Sporocytophaga myxococcoides contains these coding sequences:
- a CDS encoding DUF4468 domain-containing protein has product MRTKILLFLLALFPAVTFAQSFPTDPETKKFTFQETVNVDSLSKDLIYERSKEWMGKFYNSTSLDFDNKETGKISKEGTFNVLITYDFKYKTDYVLTYNISIFQKPGKYKYTITDFMIYDSKNGAKTAQSLEAFYAKMRSQSKGDFVNKVNAEVNKTIENLKSYMITGQKKNEEDW; this is encoded by the coding sequence ATGAGGACAAAAATTTTATTATTCCTACTGGCGTTATTTCCGGCAGTTACTTTTGCCCAATCTTTTCCTACAGATCCAGAGACAAAAAAATTCACGTTTCAGGAGACAGTTAATGTAGACAGTTTATCAAAAGACCTGATCTACGAAAGATCCAAAGAATGGATGGGAAAATTTTACAACAGTACAAGTCTTGATTTTGACAATAAGGAAACAGGAAAAATCAGTAAAGAAGGTACTTTCAATGTGTTAATCACGTATGACTTTAAATACAAAACAGACTACGTACTAACCTACAACATCAGCATCTTTCAGAAACCTGGAAAGTATAAATATACTATTACTGATTTCATGATCTATGACAGCAAAAACGGAGCTAAAACTGCTCAAAGTCTCGAGGCGTTTTATGCAAAAATGAGATCTCAGAGCAAAGGCGATTTTGTAAATAAGGTAAATGCTGAAGTTAACAAAACGATAGAAAATTTAAAGTCCTATATGATAACAGGACAAAAGAAAAACGAAGAGGACTGGTAG